Below is a genomic region from Vitis riparia cultivar Riparia Gloire de Montpellier isolate 1030 chromosome 5, EGFV_Vit.rip_1.0, whole genome shotgun sequence.
TTGACTAGTTCTAACTAAAATTAAATGTATAAAGTATATGCTTCTTTTTGACTCCACTCATGCCATTATACTTTATTTCCACAAAAGCAAATCTggatgataaaaataagaagtatattatttttatccaatTTAGAGTACAAAGGATTTTGGTATGATGTGAAAAAGAACAACGCACATACATGGCATCTCACTGTGTCTGTTGGAGAGGTAATTTTgctattttatcttatttagaGTACTAAGGATTTCGGTATGATGCAAAGAAGAACAGCACACACATACATGACATCTCATTTGTCTGTTGGAGAAGCAATTTTGTTGATTCTATTTCAaggcatcattttttttttatacgtgTATATAGCATATTATATTTGTCAGGCTTCACCTTCTTCCAAGTTATTACAGAAATTTAGGTGAATTAGTCAAACTTAGGTATCTctgttttcttatttatttatattattgctATCCATTTTTTGTGTTGGGCTCAGTCATGTCATGGCATCCTTTTATATATTGTGtgtagtattttttatttttgaaatacttTGAATTGTGTCAAGCACTTATCCATGTTTACTTGTAATTGATAAACATTGTCATCTGTAATTGCACAGGCCAGTGATAGGTTTAATATTAACTCCCAGCTTGAGCATCTGCAAGCAAAATATGTTGGAACTGGTCATGCTGACTTGAATAGATTGTAAGTAACCTATTATTTTAGATTTGGTTGTCATCATTTTATTCataggtttttctttcttagattTGATGTTTTGTGTGGGCAGTGAATGGGCAGTGAATATCCAGCGTGATAGCTATGCATCATATGTTGGCCACTACCCCTTACTGGCGTATTTTGCTATTGCTGAAAACGAATCAATTGGAAGAGAGCGCTACAATTTTATGCAGGTTTGCTCTATGTATTATAGTAGTTGTATTgtagttttctttaaaattgttgtttaaTGAACAAATTGAGAAAAGGAATTTAAGTTATGATCATATTTACTATTAGCTGTTTTTCATTCTGTCATATTTTTAATGCACTA
It encodes:
- the LOC117915061 gene encoding uncharacterized protein At4g14342 isoform X1; this encodes MQASDRFNINSQLEHLQAKYVGTGHADLNRFEWAVNIQRDSYASYVGHYPLLAYFAIAENESIGRERYNFMQYQYLVLAAIGGGFDIEKGDQENAFALRSPP
- the LOC117915061 gene encoding uncharacterized protein At4g14342 isoform X2, with the translated sequence MQASDRFNINSQLEHLQAKYVGTGHADLNRFEWAVNIQRDSYASYVGHYPLLAYFAIAENESIGRERYNFMQKMLLPCGLPPEREDD